One Cryptococcus neoformans var. grubii H99 chromosome 3, complete sequence genomic region harbors:
- a CDS encoding phytase: protein MIVSNDTPTPSTPLLLHVMQSPSHRSKVYIQQYRSGKRRHPLFLFLLVITPITLITLVTLLAWDTSPLGHCYIKPICRALKDGNEMEEIWWRNQGPYAPYKELDHSKNLESLPRGCEVDQVTLLHRHTSRYPTANAGRCMLGALSKIRRREIGVPRHHPELSFIDKADLELKDWHFDGLTNQGRKAAWRSGVHIAIAYKSLLDKTVDVFTRSSGGERVLETSGYWLEGFRKHRFAIKRKSDLPKVDVIIPEEPTFNSTLSVHSCPAFETLDHSPGSTAQSDLSPLLSPAIDRLNTALRPKPKLDADDVACLADMCGYDSQSRGTEWKRWSKWCGLFTKDEWEVLGHGKDLKRYYEVGQGSDYGPTMGAGYINEIIARLTDSAPQDNTSTNRTLDADEHTFPRGGERFFVDFGHDNEMLEVLAAAGVLKQPRPLATTEVPARRTFILSRIVPFGARLIFERISCGTGYWEPGSGTAPEGGEENIKKYVRILLNDKIQTVAHIACEQSAFAEHGLCEVDAFVESQQFATTNASWDICYNFSREEE from the exons ATGATCGTCTCAAACGACACACCCACTCCCTCCACACCCCTTCTACTACACGTGATGCAAAGCCCATCTCACAGGTCCAAGGTATATATTCAGCAATATCGCTCTGGAAAGCGCCGACATCCTCTATTCCTATTCCTTCTCGTAATAACTCCAATCACATTGATCACACTTGTGACGTTATTAGCTTGGGATACCTCACCCCTTGGACATTGTTATATCAAACCCATTTGCCGAGCCTTGAAAGATGGAaatgaaatggaggaaatATGGTGGAGAAATCAAGGCCCTTATGCACCTTACAAGGAACTTGATCACAGTAAAAACCTAGAAAGCCTGCCAAGAGGCTGTGAAGTTGATCAAGTCACACTG CTTCATAGGCACACCTCAAGATACCCCACCGCCAATGCAGGAAGATGTATGCTCGGGGCTTTGAGCAAGATTCGGAGGAGAGAAATTGGAGTCCCTCGTCATCACCCCGAATTGTCCTTCATTGACAAGGCAGACCTAGAGTTGAAAGACTGGCATTTCGACGGATTGACGAACCAAGGCAGAAAAGC CGCATGGAGATCTGGCGTGCACATAGCCATCGCATACAAATCGTTACTAGACAAGACGGTTGATGTTTTCACACGTTCGtcaggaggagaaagggtgCTTGAGACTTCGGGGTATTGGTTAGAA GGATTCCGAAAGCACCGTTTTGCCATCAAGAGGAAGTCTGACTTACCGAAAGTCGATGTGATCATCCCTGAGGAACCA ACATTCAACAGTACTCTATCTGTGCATTCATGCCCAGCATTTGAGACTCTTGACCATTCACCAGGGTCTACGGCCCAATCAGATCTTTCTCCTCTACTCTCACCGGCCATCGACCGATTGAACACCGCCCTTCGCCCCAAGCCCAAGCTCGATGCTGACGACGTGGCCTGTTTGGCAGATATGTGTGGCTACGACAGCCAATCCAGAGGCACGGAGTGGAAACGGTGGTCAAAATGGTGCGGGCTGTTCACGAAGGACGAATGGGAAGTGTTGGGGCATGGAAAAGATTTGAAAAGGTACTATGAAGTCGGACAGGGGAGCGATTACGGGCCGACAATGGGT GCTGGTTACATTAACGAAATTATTGCTCGTCTGACCGATTCTGCTCCTCAAGATAACACATCTACGAATCGCACCCTAGACGCTGATGAGCATACTTTTCCCAGAGGAGGTGAACGCTTCTTTGTC GATTTTGGGCATGATAACGAAATGCTAGAAGTTTTGGCGGCTGCAGGCGTCCTCAAG CAACCTAGGCCTTTGGCGACAACTGAAGTCCCTGCTCGCCGAACGTTCATTCTTTCCCGAATCGTCCCATTCGGTGCCCGCTTGATCTTTGAAAGGATCTCCTGTGGCACTGGCTATTGGGAGCCTGGATCAGGAACTGCTCccgaaggaggagaagaaaataTCAAGAAATATGTCAGGATCTTGCTCAA CGACAAGATCCAAACAGTAGCCCATATTGCATGCGAGCAATCTGCTTTCGCTGAACATGGCTTATGCGAGGTGGATGCCTTTGTTGAGAGTCAGCAATTTGCGACAACGAACGCTTCTTGGGATATTTGCTACAATTTTTCACGCGAGGAGGAATAA